The following proteins are co-located in the Sphaeramia orbicularis chromosome 24, fSphaOr1.1, whole genome shotgun sequence genome:
- the LOC115415500 gene encoding uncharacterized protein LOC115415500, giving the protein MGEFTWITLSLVFLQLTVTGETVAVQNGGDVSLPCGNVMDGQHKCDGTSWNFLGKTPTVELVGHGQINPEFQSDRLDVTADCSLLIKNVAVEDTGLYTCQQFRNHQKQRGDFMIYLSVVTLTEHQDTDKVTFTCSVWRYKQCEHDVSWLVDGGNMDIHRRDLKRLDGICTTDAKFHLDYKPENSDSLQCKVTDAYSNVYLFTFKSTGGDAPKPAVESTEEQMTTPASETRKNVTNQVWIRFFIGFVGLTALSVTAVVLPKWMKRKRNNSQISHSDVTVTYRAAASSSSASVSINPDDFYENADYGNH; this is encoded by the exons ATGGGTGAATTTACATGGATTACACTTTCTTTAGTATTTCTCCAgctaacag TCACTGGAGAAACTGTTGCTGTCCAGAATGGAGGTGATGTCAGTCTGCCTTGTGGAAATGTGATGGATGGTCAGCATAAATGTGATGGTACAAGCTGGAACTTTCTTGGTAAAACACCAACAGTAGAGCTTGTTGGTCATGGACAGATTAATCCTGAATTCCAATCAGACAGACTGGATGTTACAGCAGACTGCTCCCTTCTTATAAAGAATGTTGCAGTGGAGGATACCGGCCTGTACACCTGCCAACAGTTCAGAAATCATCAGAAACAGAGGGGAGATTTTATGATTTACCTGTCTGTCGTTACCT TGACAGAACATCAGGACACGGATAAAGTGACATTCACCTGTTCTGTGTGGAGATATAAACAGTGTGAGCATGATGTAAGCTGGCTGGTCGATGGTGGAAATATGGACATTCACAGAAGGGATTTGAAAAGGCTGGATGGCATCTGCACGACCGACGCTAAATTTCATCTTGATTATAAACCGGAGAATTCTGATTCATTGCAGTGTAAAGTGACAGACGCATACAGTAATGTGTACCTGTTCACCTTTAAGTCTACAG GTGGGGATGCCCCAAAACCAGCTGTGGAAAGTACAGAAGAACAGATGACCACACCAGCATCTGAAACTAGAAAAAATGTAACAAATCAAG tttggaTCCGGTTCTTCATTGGGTTTGTGGGTTTAACAGCGCTCTCAGTAACTGCTGTGGTCCTCCCTAAGTGGATGAAAAGGAAAA GGAATAACTCACAGATCAGTCACAGTGATGTCACAGTGACTTATCGCGCTGCAGCTTCCTCCTCTTCTGCTTCAGTCTCCATTAACCCTGATGACTTCTATGAAAATGCAGATTATGGAAATCACTAA
- the LOC115415497 gene encoding uncharacterized protein LOC115415497 isoform X1, whose translation MGEFTWITLSLLFLQISAEVTEENVFVRNGSDATLPCGNVMDGQHECNGTTWNFVRKETAEELVGHGKIKPEFQSDRLAVTADCSLLIKNVTKEDANQYTCQQYRYNPIKGVHRYGGDAKVYLSVVTLTEHQDTDKRMFNCSVWTYKQCKHKVRWQFEKNNEKKYKQDSSTVDGICSNTTTCLGCKSKNSDSLTCEVTDTNQKVYPFPFKSSDQKTGEEKKVNVETTRVTPTTRTTTKVTAVENTDENKITTESPTISGFPDWAKFFIASGLAALLVTTVVLLIWNRKKGEKTQMGEGTVADPEDAVPYASVHFTKKARKAGAQRKNDDDDDDDDDAVTYSTVKASSSSAADSCDPSILYATVNKPK comes from the exons ATGGGTGAATTCACATGGATCACACTGTCTTTACTTTTTCTACAGATATCAG CGGAAGTcactgaagaaaatgtgtttgTCAGAAATGGAAGTGATGCCACTCTGCCTTGTGGAAATGTGATGGATGGTCAGCATGAATGTAATGGTACAACCTGGAACTTTGTCAGAAAAGAAACAGCAGAGGAGCTTGTTGGTCATGGAAAGATTAAACCTGAATTCCAATCAGACAGACTGGCTGTTACAGCAGACTGCTCCCTTCTTATAAAGAATGTCACCAAGGAGGATGCCAACCAGTACACCTGCCAACAGTACAGATACAATCCAATAAAAGGTGTTCACAGATATGGGGGAGACGCtaaggtttatctgtctgtcgTTACCT TGACAGAACATCAGGACACAGATAAAAGGATGTTCAACTGTTCTGTGTGGACAtacaaacagtgtaaacataaagTGAGGTGGCAGTTTGAGAAAAACAATGAGAAGAAGTACAAACAAGATTCGAGCACAGTGGATGGCATATGTTCAAACACCACTACATGTCTTGGTTGTAAATCCAAGAATTCTGATTCATTAACATGTGAAGTGACAGATACAAATCAGAAAGTGTATCCGTTCCCCTTTAAGTCTTCAGATCAGAAAACAG GTGAGGAAAAAAAGGTGAATGTGGAGACAACAAGAGTCACACCAACAACAAGAACGACGACTAAAGTAACAGCAGTGgaaaacactgatgaaaacaaaataacCACAGAGTCTCCAACTA TTTCAGGTTTTCCAGACTGGGCAAAGTTCTTCATTGCTTCAGGTTTAGCAGCACTTCTAGTAACTACTGTGGTGCTTCTCATTTGGAACAGAAAAAAAG GGGAGAAAACACAGATGGGAGAAGGCACTGTT GCTGACCCTGAAGATGCTGTTCCCTACGCCTCAGTTCACTTCACCAAGAAGGCCAGAAAAGCTGGG GCCCAGCgtaaaaatgatgatgatgatgatgatgatgatgatgcagtgACATACAGCACCGTTaaagcctcctcctcttctgctgcAGACTCCTGTGATCCCAGCATCCTCTATGCTACTGTAAACAAACCAAAATAG
- the LOC115415499 gene encoding uncharacterized protein LOC115415499, which produces MMVENKQIKMSSSLLLMLQITVATGGISSVVRRGDDAMLSCTNLNVHDCGQIGFIFTVETDTTELVQRGQIQENRKVTTDRLRMTADCSLVIKEVIPEDAGLYDCQQNHHQQVEYTENWLSVVSINKEEVDEKIALTCSVSTYVQCKHPVKWLYEENEVTRDNKNIRLSQVVCWSTVTFKKSINTESFTCKVEDKNTGNIHLFPFRPRSSGGDTTKPAVESTEEQMTTPASETRRNKTNQVWIRFFIGFVGLTALSVTAVVLPKWMKRKRNNSQISHSDVTVTYRAAASSSSASVSINPDDFYENADYGNQ; this is translated from the exons ATGATGGTtgaaaataaacagattaaaatgtCTTCTTCTCTGCTACTGATGCTTCAGATCACAG TGGCAACTGGAGGAATTTCATCCGTTGTCAGAAGAGGAGATGATGCCATGTTGTCCTGTACAAATCTGAATGTGCATGACTGTGGTCAGATTGGCTTTATTTTCACTGTGGAGACTGACACAACAGAACTGGTCCAACGTGGCCAGATTCAGGAAAACAGAAAAGTTACAACAGACAGACTAAGAATGACAGCAGACTGCTCTCTGGTTATAAAGGAGGTCATACCTGAAGATGCCGGCCTCTATGACTGCCAGCAGAACCATCATCAGCAAGTTGAATATACTGAGAATTGGCTGTCAGTTGTTAGCA taAATAAGGAAGAAGTTGATGAAAAGATTGCGCTGACCTGCAGTGTGTCGACATATGTACAATGCAAACATCCAGTGAAGTGGCTATATGAGGAAAATGAAGTGACCAGAGACAACAAAAACATACGGTTATCACAGGTCGTCTGCTGGTCTACAgtcacatttaaaaagtcaaTCAACACCGAGTCGTTCACGTGCAAAGTAGAAGACAAAAACACTGGAAATATTCACCTGTTTCCCTTCAGGCCTCGGTCTTCAG GTGGGGATACCACAAAACCAGCTGTGGAAAGTACAGAAGAACAGATGACCACACCAGCATCTGAAACtagaagaaataaaacaaatcaag TTTGGATCCGGTTCTTCATTGGGTTTGTGGGTTTAACAGCGCTCTCAGTAACTGCTGTGGTCCTCCCTAAGTGGATGAAAAGGAAAA GGAATAACTCACAGATCAGTCACAGTGATGTCACAGTGACTTATCGCGCTGCAGCTTCCTCCTCTTCTGCTTCAGTCTCCATTAACCCTGATGACTTCTATGAAAATGCAGATTATGGAAATCAATAA
- the LOC115415497 gene encoding uncharacterized protein LOC115415497 isoform X2 → MGEFTWITLSLLFLQISAEVTEENVFVRNGSDATLPCGNVMDGQHECNGTTWNFVRKETAEELVGHGKIKPEFQSDRLAVTADCSLLIKNVTKEDANQYTCQQYRYNPIKGVHRYGGDAKVYLSVVTLTEHQDTDKRMFNCSVWTYKQCKHKVRWQFEKNNEKKYKQDSSTVDGICSNTTTCLGCKSKNSDSLTCEVTDTNQKVYPFPFKSSDQKTVSGFPDWAKFFIASGLAALLVTTVVLLIWNRKKGEKTQMGEGTVADPEDAVPYASVHFTKKARKAGAQRKNDDDDDDDDDAVTYSTVKASSSSAADSCDPSILYATVNKPK, encoded by the exons ATGGGTGAATTCACATGGATCACACTGTCTTTACTTTTTCTACAGATATCAG CGGAAGTcactgaagaaaatgtgtttgTCAGAAATGGAAGTGATGCCACTCTGCCTTGTGGAAATGTGATGGATGGTCAGCATGAATGTAATGGTACAACCTGGAACTTTGTCAGAAAAGAAACAGCAGAGGAGCTTGTTGGTCATGGAAAGATTAAACCTGAATTCCAATCAGACAGACTGGCTGTTACAGCAGACTGCTCCCTTCTTATAAAGAATGTCACCAAGGAGGATGCCAACCAGTACACCTGCCAACAGTACAGATACAATCCAATAAAAGGTGTTCACAGATATGGGGGAGACGCtaaggtttatctgtctgtcgTTACCT TGACAGAACATCAGGACACAGATAAAAGGATGTTCAACTGTTCTGTGTGGACAtacaaacagtgtaaacataaagTGAGGTGGCAGTTTGAGAAAAACAATGAGAAGAAGTACAAACAAGATTCGAGCACAGTGGATGGCATATGTTCAAACACCACTACATGTCTTGGTTGTAAATCCAAGAATTCTGATTCATTAACATGTGAAGTGACAGATACAAATCAGAAAGTGTATCCGTTCCCCTTTAAGTCTTCAGATCAGAAAACAG TTTCAGGTTTTCCAGACTGGGCAAAGTTCTTCATTGCTTCAGGTTTAGCAGCACTTCTAGTAACTACTGTGGTGCTTCTCATTTGGAACAGAAAAAAAG GGGAGAAAACACAGATGGGAGAAGGCACTGTT GCTGACCCTGAAGATGCTGTTCCCTACGCCTCAGTTCACTTCACCAAGAAGGCCAGAAAAGCTGGG GCCCAGCgtaaaaatgatgatgatgatgatgatgatgatgatgcagtgACATACAGCACCGTTaaagcctcctcctcttctgctgcAGACTCCTGTGATCCCAGCATCCTCTATGCTACTGTAAACAAACCAAAATAG
- the LOC115415497 gene encoding uncharacterized protein LOC115415497 isoform X3 produces the protein MGEFTWITLSLLFLQISAEVTEENVFVRNGSDATLPCGNVMDGQHECNGTTWNFVRKETAEELVGHGKIKPEFQSDRLAVTADCSLLIKNVTKEDANQYTCQQYRYNPIKGVHRYGGDAKVYLSVVTFSGFPDWAKFFIASGLAALLVTTVVLLIWNRKKGEKTQMGEGTVADPEDAVPYASVHFTKKARKAGAQRKNDDDDDDDDDAVTYSTVKASSSSAADSCDPSILYATVNKPK, from the exons ATGGGTGAATTCACATGGATCACACTGTCTTTACTTTTTCTACAGATATCAG CGGAAGTcactgaagaaaatgtgtttgTCAGAAATGGAAGTGATGCCACTCTGCCTTGTGGAAATGTGATGGATGGTCAGCATGAATGTAATGGTACAACCTGGAACTTTGTCAGAAAAGAAACAGCAGAGGAGCTTGTTGGTCATGGAAAGATTAAACCTGAATTCCAATCAGACAGACTGGCTGTTACAGCAGACTGCTCCCTTCTTATAAAGAATGTCACCAAGGAGGATGCCAACCAGTACACCTGCCAACAGTACAGATACAATCCAATAAAAGGTGTTCACAGATATGGGGGAGACGCtaaggtttatctgtctgtcgTTACCT TTTCAGGTTTTCCAGACTGGGCAAAGTTCTTCATTGCTTCAGGTTTAGCAGCACTTCTAGTAACTACTGTGGTGCTTCTCATTTGGAACAGAAAAAAAG GGGAGAAAACACAGATGGGAGAAGGCACTGTT GCTGACCCTGAAGATGCTGTTCCCTACGCCTCAGTTCACTTCACCAAGAAGGCCAGAAAAGCTGGG GCCCAGCgtaaaaatgatgatgatgatgatgatgatgatgatgcagtgACATACAGCACCGTTaaagcctcctcctcttctgctgcAGACTCCTGTGATCCCAGCATCCTCTATGCTACTGTAAACAAACCAAAATAG